One Pseudomonas brassicacearum genomic region harbors:
- a CDS encoding MdfA family multidrug efflux MFS transporter: MQNLPTALSSIRLTGFCLAIALFELLTYMASDLVMPAMLAVTQELDAPADQIPHAFNLYLLGGVLLPWLIGPLSDRHGRRPFMLAGCAGFVLACAAITQVTDMQGFNGLRLIQGMGLGFVIAVSYPAIQEMFCEADAVKVMALLGNLALLSPLLGPLLGGVLLQWLSWRELFVLLAGLGSVSWLALWRFMPQNPGPTHFPGQSPVLEPVQLRRLIRRYGALLGQVGFMAASVALGLMSLPLIAWIGLSPLLLIQGLGLSPLVYGLWQIPVFAAVILGNLLLNAMVGRVGVRGVLRYSLWPLCTGLIALVAASQFHLSLPTLVSGLSLYALGLGMGNAALYRLALFASDDSKGLVSAMVGMISIAVMSAAGSLLALLGAGANLEAFALMAGIAGLSCLVALRLFMSQPVAHV; this comes from the coding sequence ATGCAAAACTTGCCGACCGCTCTCTCGTCAATACGATTAACAGGCTTTTGCCTGGCGATCGCCCTATTCGAACTATTAACTTATATGGCCAGTGATTTGGTCATGCCTGCCATGCTCGCGGTGACTCAGGAACTCGATGCGCCTGCGGACCAGATTCCCCATGCCTTCAATCTGTATCTGTTGGGAGGCGTGCTGTTGCCTTGGCTGATCGGTCCCTTGTCGGATCGCCATGGCCGTCGTCCGTTCATGCTCGCCGGTTGTGCCGGATTTGTATTGGCGTGTGCAGCGATCACCCAGGTCACCGACATGCAGGGGTTCAATGGGCTCCGCTTGATCCAGGGCATGGGCCTGGGTTTCGTGATCGCGGTCAGCTATCCGGCCATACAGGAGATGTTCTGCGAAGCGGATGCCGTGAAAGTCATGGCGTTGTTGGGCAACCTCGCGCTTCTCTCTCCCTTGCTAGGGCCGTTGTTGGGTGGCGTGTTGTTGCAATGGCTGTCCTGGCGCGAGCTGTTTGTACTGCTGGCCGGCCTTGGGTCGGTGAGCTGGCTGGCCTTGTGGAGGTTCATGCCGCAAAACCCTGGCCCGACGCACTTCCCCGGTCAATCGCCGGTACTGGAGCCGGTCCAGTTGCGCAGGCTGATCAGGCGCTATGGCGCGCTGCTGGGCCAGGTCGGATTCATGGCGGCCAGCGTGGCGCTGGGCCTGATGAGCCTGCCGCTGATCGCCTGGATCGGCCTGTCGCCCCTGCTGCTGATCCAGGGCCTGGGCCTGTCACCGCTGGTGTATGGGCTGTGGCAGATCCCGGTTTTCGCCGCCGTGATCCTCGGCAATCTTTTGCTCAACGCGATGGTAGGCCGAGTTGGCGTACGCGGTGTGCTCCGCTACAGCCTGTGGCCCTTGTGCACTGGCCTTATCGCACTGGTGGCTGCCAGCCAGTTTCACCTTTCCCTCCCCACCCTGGTCAGCGGCCTGTCGCTGTACGCCCTAGGGCTCGGCATGGGCAACGCGGCGCTGTATCGCTTGGCCCTGTTCGCCAGCGACGACAGCAAAGGACTGGTCTCGGCCATGGTCGGGATGATTTCCATCGCCGTGATGAGCGCAGCAGGCTCGCTCCTGGCGCTGTTAGGTGCCGGGGCAAATCTGGAAGCGTTTGCCTTGATGGCCGGCATCGCCGGGCTCAGCTGTCTTGTTGCGTTGCGCCTGTTCATGTCGCAACCGGTCGCTCACGTTTGA
- a CDS encoding fe2+ zn2+ uptake regulation protein yields the protein MHDTQLPMDGKSRSTGVSMSATNSVFGSSAERGGNEHIRRLLKSYGLRTSLIRLKVIDALLRAADEDRCLGVRGVHSQLLGLDIPLSFLSVREVLKRLCSEGVVTLNPDKSYCLHPSAMSVLTAGE from the coding sequence ATGCATGACACGCAACTGCCAATGGACGGTAAGTCAAGATCGACCGGCGTCTCGATGAGCGCCACGAACAGCGTGTTCGGCAGCTCAGCAGAACGAGGCGGCAATGAACACATCAGGCGTTTGCTCAAAAGCTACGGGCTCAGGACCAGTTTGATTCGTCTCAAAGTCATCGACGCATTGCTCAGGGCCGCCGATGAGGACCGCTGCCTGGGTGTGCGGGGCGTGCACAGTCAATTGCTGGGACTGGACATTCCATTGTCCTTTCTCAGCGTGCGCGAGGTGTTGAAGCGCTTGTGCAGCGAGGGCGTCGTCACCCTCAATCCCGACAAGAGCTACTGCCTGCACCCCAGCGCCATGAGTGTGCTCACGGCGGGAGAATGA
- a CDS encoding acylase, protein MSGQLSRIGLAGVFFGVSLGLSPVASAQGDAGQASAEIGRTRFGVPHIQAQDERGLGYGIGYAYAQDNLCLLANEIVTVNGQRSRYFGPEQVTVEQRENRVSDLFFSWLNTPQAVSGFWQAQTPEVQQLVEGYVAGYNRALAERKAKGLPEQCASEWVRPITALDLVKLTRRLLVEGGVGQFAEALAGAQPPKATALTGVAPSSFAVASTRQQRFALERGSNALAIGSERSFNGRGMLLANPHFPWLGGMRFYQMHLTIPGKLDVMGAALPGLPLINIGFSRHLAWTHTVDTSKHFTLYRLQLDPKDPTRYLLDGQSVPMSQQAVTVEVKQPDGQVKTISRVVYGSQFGPVVQWPDRLDWDTRFAYSLRDANLENDRVLAQWYAMNKAVTLKDLQDTVHEIQGIPWVNTLAVDDQGQSLYMNLSVVPNVDNAKLARCSDPRAGLKMIVLDGSRSECAWDIDANAAQKGIYAADKLPQLLRRDYVQNSNDSAWMVNPSQPLSGYSPLISQQDQPLGLRSRFALDRLGRLAKGGPVKVEDLQRMVMDDQVYLADQVMPDLLGFCAGDLGPNASSLLEVCSRLKAWDRTAGLDSGLGFIHFQYIMQRLQAVPDSWRVAFDPKDPQHTPRGLAIERVPVLKALHEAMLASVDAVKAAGLTKDSRWQDVQVASSGARQTPIHGGPGELGIYNAIQSVPGANGKREVVSGTSYLQMVTFDDKGPQAQGLLAFSISSDPASPYSADQTQAFSKKQWSVLPFTEQQIKADPNYQALIIRERDDAGRVVTQ, encoded by the coding sequence ATGTCCGGTCAGTTATCGAGGATTGGCCTCGCAGGCGTGTTTTTTGGGGTGAGCCTGGGGCTCAGCCCCGTTGCCAGCGCTCAAGGCGATGCAGGGCAGGCCAGTGCCGAGATCGGTCGCACCCGTTTTGGCGTGCCCCATATCCAGGCTCAGGACGAACGTGGGCTGGGGTACGGCATCGGCTATGCGTACGCCCAGGATAATCTTTGCCTGTTGGCCAATGAAATCGTTACGGTCAACGGCCAGCGCTCCCGTTATTTCGGGCCTGAACAGGTCACGGTCGAGCAGCGGGAGAACCGCGTCAGCGATCTGTTTTTCAGTTGGCTCAACACGCCGCAAGCGGTGTCCGGCTTTTGGCAGGCCCAGACGCCAGAAGTGCAGCAACTGGTCGAAGGCTACGTGGCGGGTTACAACCGCGCGTTGGCAGAGCGCAAAGCCAAAGGCCTGCCCGAGCAATGCGCGAGCGAGTGGGTGCGGCCGATCACGGCGTTGGACCTGGTCAAGTTGACCCGGCGCCTGTTGGTGGAAGGCGGTGTCGGTCAGTTCGCCGAAGCCCTGGCCGGAGCGCAGCCGCCCAAGGCGACGGCACTTACTGGCGTTGCACCGTCGAGCTTTGCAGTCGCGTCGACCCGACAGCAACGTTTCGCTCTGGAGCGCGGTAGCAATGCACTGGCCATCGGCAGCGAGCGTTCGTTCAACGGTCGCGGGATGTTACTGGCGAACCCGCATTTTCCGTGGCTGGGTGGCATGCGCTTTTATCAGATGCACTTGACCATTCCCGGCAAACTGGACGTCATGGGCGCGGCCTTGCCCGGCCTGCCGCTGATCAATATCGGTTTCAGCCGGCACCTGGCCTGGACCCACACCGTCGACACCTCCAAGCACTTCACCCTGTACCGCCTGCAGCTCGATCCGAAGGATCCAACCCGCTACCTGCTCGATGGCCAGTCTGTGCCGATGAGCCAGCAGGCGGTCACGGTGGAGGTCAAGCAACCCGACGGTCAGGTGAAAACGATTTCTCGCGTGGTCTACGGCTCGCAGTTCGGTCCTGTCGTGCAATGGCCCGACCGTCTGGACTGGGACACTCGGTTCGCCTACAGCCTGCGGGACGCCAACCTGGAAAACGATCGGGTGTTGGCCCAGTGGTACGCCATGAACAAGGCCGTCACGCTCAAGGATTTGCAGGATACGGTCCATGAGATCCAAGGCATTCCCTGGGTCAATACCCTGGCGGTGGACGACCAGGGGCAAAGCCTCTACATGAATCTGTCGGTGGTGCCGAACGTCGATAACGCCAAGCTGGCCCGGTGCAGTGACCCCAGGGCCGGGCTGAAAATGATCGTGCTGGATGGCTCGCGCAGTGAATGCGCCTGGGACATCGATGCCAACGCCGCGCAAAAAGGCATCTACGCCGCCGACAAGCTTCCGCAGCTGCTGCGCCGCGATTATGTGCAGAATTCCAACGATTCCGCCTGGATGGTCAACCCTTCGCAACCTCTGTCCGGCTATTCGCCGTTGATCAGCCAGCAAGACCAGCCGCTGGGCCTGCGCTCACGTTTTGCCCTGGACCGGCTGGGCAGGCTGGCCAAAGGCGGGCCGGTGAAGGTGGAGGATTTGCAGCGCATGGTCATGGACGACCAGGTTTACCTGGCTGACCAAGTGATGCCAGACCTGCTCGGTTTTTGTGCCGGTGACCTGGGGCCCAATGCCTCGTCATTGCTCGAGGTCTGTAGCCGCCTCAAGGCTTGGGATCGCACCGCGGGCCTGGACAGCGGGCTGGGGTTCATTCATTTCCAGTACATCATGCAGCGGTTGCAGGCTGTGCCGGATTCATGGCGTGTCGCGTTCGATCCGAAGGACCCGCAACATACCCCCCGGGGCCTGGCGATTGAGCGGGTGCCTGTGCTGAAGGCGCTGCACGAAGCCATGCTGGCCTCGGTGGACGCGGTGAAGGCGGCCGGCTTGACGAAAGACAGCCGCTGGCAAGACGTTCAGGTTGCCAGCAGCGGTGCTCGCCAAACGCCCATCCACGGCGGACCGGGGGAGCTGGGCATCTATAACGCGATCCAGAGCGTGCCGGGCGCGAACGGTAAGCGGGAGGTGGTCAGCGGTACCAGCTATCTGCAAATGGTGACGTTTGACGACAAAGGCCCCCAGGCCCAGGGCTTGTTGGCATTTTCTATCTCTAGCGACCCGGCATCGCCTTACTCGGCCGACCAGACCCAGGCCTTTTCGAAGAAACAGTGGAGTGTGCTGCCATTCACCGAGCAGCAGATCAAGGCCGATCCGAACTATCAGGCTTTGATTATCCGGGAGCGTGATGACGCGGGCAGGGTGGTGACGCAATAA
- a CDS encoding FecR family protein: MTEPTLSEAEYDAITDAAAHWCMRLHAVDCTETERLAFKQWHDADPLHAFEYEAMLEIWAVADHLPRVETVAPATPASRPRSRWSRLAVAATVFALGLPLAAFTGWNLGWVANSYQHFEAGASVRHITLSDGSQVELNLGSELVYANYKNERRVTLKKGEAFFDVSHDTQHPFIVRAGQGQVRVTGTRFNVWMYQDQVRVTLVEGSVWVTSNQALASNGSPLSPGMQASYKAGDYQPQIREIDPNDSSLAWRNGKLVLDNLALSEALPLINRYLDHPVMLADNSTGALRIGGIYNLNEVHNLVPSLSKVLPVYLTRNKDGNPVLNSIGQQPAHN, from the coding sequence ATGACCGAACCTACACTCTCGGAAGCTGAATACGACGCCATTACCGATGCAGCCGCCCATTGGTGCATGCGTTTGCATGCGGTTGACTGCACGGAAACCGAACGGCTGGCGTTTAAGCAATGGCACGATGCCGATCCGTTGCACGCCTTCGAATACGAAGCCATGCTGGAAATATGGGCCGTTGCCGATCATCTGCCCCGGGTCGAAACGGTGGCCCCGGCCACTCCAGCATCCCGGCCTCGGTCACGCTGGAGCCGGTTGGCTGTCGCGGCGACGGTATTTGCGTTGGGCTTGCCCTTGGCTGCTTTCACGGGCTGGAACCTGGGCTGGGTTGCCAATTCGTACCAACACTTCGAAGCCGGCGCGAGCGTACGCCACATCACCCTGAGCGACGGCAGCCAGGTAGAACTCAACCTGGGCAGTGAGCTGGTCTATGCCAACTACAAAAATGAGCGCCGGGTTACGCTGAAAAAGGGCGAGGCGTTTTTCGACGTCAGCCATGACACACAGCACCCATTCATCGTTCGTGCGGGCCAGGGCCAAGTGCGCGTGACCGGCACGCGTTTCAACGTATGGATGTACCAGGACCAAGTGCGGGTCACGCTGGTGGAGGGCTCGGTCTGGGTGACCAGCAACCAGGCCCTCGCCAGTAACGGCTCACCACTTTCGCCGGGCATGCAGGCGAGCTACAAAGCTGGCGACTACCAACCGCAGATTCGCGAGATCGATCCCAATGACAGCTCGCTGGCATGGCGCAACGGCAAGCTGGTGCTGGATAACCTTGCCCTGAGCGAGGCGCTGCCGCTGATCAACCGCTACCTCGATCATCCCGTCATGTTGGCCGATAACAGCACCGGCGCCCTGCGTATCGGCGGTATCTACAACCTCAACGAAGTGCATAACCTGGTGCCTTCGCTGTCCAAAGTCCTGCCGGTTTATCTGACGCGCAACAAGGACGGCAACCCGGTCCTCAACTCTATCGGCCAACAGCCAGCCCATAACTGA
- a CDS encoding dermonecrotic toxin domain-containing protein, translating to MTTETTPLLFPAVLAAKRLDELTEPHELTQADLDWLHHTSLSSHALRAAQTPAMCVETILLQAEGKAPIPLAGCFTLSTLPTAAASDTPPAFLYTPLGGLTKFDSPESLDQQVEAMLKNPTERDDLFRLLSISQRAELNSTNTLTKTRQTITGDVFKTQVESIEHAQNLNAAAMVDELIKLPSLTSMLDEVLSEVLSNFDHKQARVTFSTGVSMGDPKAHQVTRNLSLADAVLIYFHNQGRPSGHDVDFIHPGINASPQNTQQWESILRGTARNLIPKLSHCLGSYWDATGPFHISRRKFLSQVIQDSLRATILIQREKRQLTETQSRELLRLFRPSRADEPLLFIETVRLWEYEPLYVELAGALMISGKGHYLYTPSHGLQKVDNYLGFKDALLDNPPNAARKEALYSLLSLEERNRFLRLDEPRMSGKSVSLPVSDALAGAVIGKQLDNLHYALEMSRQGEVNIHALVDKALDIRALINRSLLDQKTNGHWGTQPAFYGNLRPSNFLADTLERKVKSYTSVEDAFNSEFMQLPLSNEVSLRNELRGLLPKLSNVFSLGIRAEAELRELNETLPPAARDLISSVFAYDPAYPDRKQRMGVKGFRPDVYALKLAAAADGETVSLPLANCFLLTERGGLDTPYSGLGILWTPADGLQVFGSVELATQHLNRHLLDSRKRFGLLANLTPTQRKPHRRYQLEAFELIEDNVLLNRAHSFLKHFEAEHGYLRTLKAGDWQLTGAVLVKSLEALRQEGAPTNLTRAARIAQAIRWQQKLPAWLGTAALEDQRLHIDLLEQYKNSVGDGKDYLDGIEPLRAYVSKKLKALLATRFAAKNLDPETIQITPNLALAGPASTLTDFALNHVNVMQVTGFKVSSTTRQKLPDSLNEAAVRQMLLSLDIATTYRKNLQEQLSGATVEGQQRQRRFRRQLPWQLLQYAHARHLQQHLSPTAFDLIRQVLDMPDAIARQAVEGANALIRPLELIKTGGTAAIKALGLYLIGSSADAKAPHVLYSPYHAGHCFAEFKDEASVVAAFNTPGALQDLLIRRLPENQRATFKNLFASTAGSLSEITLASNPIRTNLLDRLFNDNTTLLSDMLATQTDKNNPFDWETVLHLFSTGVRLVGKQLPGKLTFIETLWESYQDFKASAESLQQHDWKAGLHDFIAGAAEMVSLGLLNPDDTFGLLAPVGPGSQNTPAAIAAHWKDIASTAPTRTNLQVFEATGVSLHDLQKNPIDGTYKSIESGKLYAHVAGKVFQVAKTSQAWRVVHEDAEGPILQRTPGSQDWTIAPQRQTIRYGKVMSTLANSYSDYKASQSLNIEARGMAQIRRKYPHCANAIVQALETARYYSCNALHNLAQAKRQVPPGSRLDTFLKAFFGVDKVDASLIRKINSAVSPICQALADPSWELLNANRIVIGDLKEANDTATAFVLEPDTAGRIYLTQFFFDVGLDQYKDLVPDSFNVDAHAQAATLIHEITHQLFDTYDIVYLEATLPFLDLISTATHVGQAKYDHQKLQQANGLSLTTSRSRLFMGWDSEAQVLKGLEHLPGLKATAREILKVTGAKTMDEARDAFLDPNLPDKRIDVMLRNADSLTLLICELGRQIDPPSSSNTSP from the coding sequence ATGACCACTGAGACTACGCCACTCTTATTTCCCGCAGTACTGGCCGCCAAGCGCCTGGACGAGTTGACCGAACCCCACGAGCTGACGCAGGCCGACCTCGATTGGCTGCATCACACTTCCCTGTCCAGCCATGCCCTGCGCGCCGCACAGACACCCGCGATGTGCGTCGAAACGATTCTCCTGCAAGCCGAGGGCAAGGCCCCGATCCCGCTGGCCGGCTGCTTTACCCTCAGCACCTTGCCAACGGCCGCCGCGTCAGACACCCCACCTGCGTTCCTCTACACGCCGCTGGGTGGTCTCACAAAATTCGACAGCCCTGAATCTCTCGACCAGCAGGTCGAGGCGATGCTGAAGAACCCGACAGAGCGTGACGACCTGTTTCGGCTCCTGTCGATCTCCCAGCGCGCCGAACTGAACAGCACAAATACCCTCACAAAGACCCGTCAGACCATCACCGGTGATGTCTTCAAAACCCAGGTCGAGTCCATTGAGCATGCGCAAAACCTCAATGCCGCGGCCATGGTGGATGAACTGATCAAATTGCCCTCACTGACCTCGATGCTCGACGAGGTGTTGAGTGAAGTGCTGTCGAACTTTGATCATAAGCAGGCGCGTGTGACATTCAGCACCGGTGTCAGCATGGGCGATCCGAAGGCACACCAGGTGACCAGAAACCTCTCGCTGGCCGATGCGGTGCTGATCTACTTTCATAATCAGGGGCGGCCCTCCGGGCATGACGTCGATTTCATTCACCCTGGGATAAACGCATCCCCCCAGAATACCCAGCAGTGGGAAAGCATCTTGAGGGGCACTGCCAGAAACCTGATTCCCAAGCTCAGCCACTGCCTCGGGAGCTATTGGGACGCCACGGGGCCTTTCCATATTTCTCGCCGAAAGTTTCTGTCCCAGGTCATCCAGGATTCGCTGCGGGCAACCATTCTCATCCAACGGGAAAAACGGCAGTTGACCGAAACGCAAAGCCGGGAACTGCTGCGACTGTTCAGGCCCTCCCGGGCGGACGAACCGCTCCTGTTCATCGAAACGGTTCGTCTCTGGGAATATGAGCCGCTCTACGTAGAGCTCGCTGGCGCCTTGATGATCAGCGGCAAAGGCCACTACCTCTATACCCCCAGCCACGGCCTGCAGAAAGTGGACAACTATCTGGGCTTCAAGGATGCGCTGCTCGATAACCCACCCAACGCCGCTCGCAAAGAAGCGCTCTATAGCCTTCTGAGCCTGGAGGAACGCAACCGTTTCCTACGGCTGGACGAGCCTAGAATGTCGGGCAAATCGGTGAGTTTGCCCGTCTCCGACGCTTTGGCTGGGGCCGTCATTGGCAAACAGTTGGACAACCTGCATTACGCACTGGAAATGTCCCGCCAAGGCGAGGTGAACATCCACGCCCTCGTCGACAAAGCGCTGGACATACGCGCCTTGATCAACCGAAGCCTGTTGGATCAGAAAACCAACGGACACTGGGGCACGCAACCGGCTTTTTACGGGAATCTGCGACCGTCCAACTTCCTGGCCGATACGCTGGAGAGAAAGGTCAAGAGCTATACCAGTGTCGAAGACGCCTTCAATAGCGAGTTCATGCAACTGCCGCTGTCCAACGAAGTTTCACTGCGTAACGAACTGAGGGGTCTGCTACCGAAACTGAGCAATGTTTTTTCCCTGGGGATACGGGCGGAGGCCGAGCTCAGGGAGCTCAATGAAACCTTGCCGCCAGCCGCCCGCGATCTCATCAGCAGCGTTTTTGCCTACGACCCCGCCTACCCGGACCGCAAGCAACGCATGGGGGTCAAAGGCTTTCGCCCCGATGTCTATGCGTTGAAGCTGGCCGCTGCCGCAGACGGTGAAACAGTCTCCCTGCCCCTGGCCAATTGTTTTCTGCTGACCGAGCGCGGCGGGTTGGATACGCCTTATTCGGGCCTGGGAATCCTATGGACGCCCGCCGATGGCTTGCAGGTTTTCGGCTCCGTCGAACTGGCCACGCAGCACCTGAACCGGCACCTGCTCGACTCGCGCAAGCGCTTTGGACTGCTCGCCAACCTCACGCCCACGCAACGCAAGCCCCACAGGCGTTATCAACTCGAGGCATTCGAGCTGATCGAAGACAACGTGCTGCTCAACCGGGCGCACTCGTTCCTCAAACACTTCGAGGCCGAACACGGGTATTTGCGCACATTGAAAGCCGGGGATTGGCAACTGACCGGGGCGGTCTTGGTAAAAAGCCTTGAAGCGTTACGCCAGGAAGGCGCCCCCACCAACCTGACACGCGCCGCACGGATCGCCCAGGCCATCCGGTGGCAACAGAAACTGCCCGCCTGGCTTGGCACGGCCGCCCTTGAAGATCAGCGACTGCATATTGATCTGCTTGAGCAATATAAAAACAGCGTGGGTGATGGCAAGGATTACCTGGACGGTATCGAACCCCTGCGTGCCTACGTGAGTAAAAAACTGAAAGCGCTGTTGGCCACGCGCTTCGCCGCGAAAAACCTCGACCCCGAGACGATCCAGATCACACCGAACCTTGCCCTGGCCGGCCCCGCCAGCACGTTGACCGATTTCGCCCTGAATCATGTCAATGTCATGCAAGTCACTGGCTTCAAGGTGTCCTCGACCACCCGACAAAAGCTGCCGGACAGCTTGAACGAGGCGGCTGTCCGACAAATGTTGCTGTCCCTGGATATTGCGACCACTTATCGAAAAAACCTGCAGGAGCAACTGTCCGGCGCCACCGTCGAGGGCCAGCAAAGACAGCGGCGTTTCCGCCGCCAACTGCCCTGGCAACTGTTGCAGTACGCCCATGCACGGCATCTGCAGCAGCATCTTTCGCCGACGGCGTTTGACTTAATTCGCCAGGTGCTGGACATGCCGGACGCCATCGCTCGCCAAGCGGTGGAAGGCGCCAACGCGTTGATTCGGCCACTGGAGTTGATCAAGACCGGGGGCACGGCAGCGATCAAGGCACTGGGGCTTTATCTGATCGGTTCGAGCGCCGATGCCAAGGCCCCCCATGTCTTGTACTCGCCCTACCATGCAGGCCATTGCTTTGCCGAATTCAAGGATGAAGCGAGCGTTGTGGCGGCATTCAATACGCCGGGAGCCCTTCAGGACTTGCTGATTCGCCGGCTTCCCGAGAATCAGCGGGCCACCTTCAAAAACCTGTTCGCCTCGACGGCCGGGTCTCTGTCGGAGATCACGCTGGCCTCGAACCCCATCAGGACGAACCTGCTCGATAGGTTGTTCAACGACAACACAACGCTGTTGTCAGACATGCTTGCCACGCAGACCGACAAAAACAACCCGTTCGACTGGGAAACGGTCCTGCATCTGTTCAGTACCGGCGTCAGGCTGGTGGGCAAGCAGTTGCCGGGCAAGCTGACGTTTATCGAGACGCTCTGGGAAAGCTATCAGGACTTCAAGGCCTCTGCCGAATCCCTGCAACAGCATGATTGGAAAGCAGGCCTGCACGATTTCATCGCCGGCGCCGCAGAAATGGTCTCACTGGGGCTGCTGAACCCCGACGATACATTCGGCCTGCTTGCGCCGGTCGGTCCAGGCTCGCAAAACACCCCTGCGGCCATTGCGGCCCATTGGAAAGACATTGCCTCCACCGCCCCGACGCGCACTAACCTGCAAGTCTTCGAAGCCACCGGCGTCAGCCTCCACGACCTGCAGAAAAACCCAATCGACGGAACCTACAAGTCAATCGAGTCCGGCAAGCTCTACGCCCATGTAGCCGGTAAAGTCTTTCAGGTGGCGAAAACCAGTCAGGCCTGGCGCGTTGTCCATGAAGACGCAGAGGGGCCGATACTGCAACGAACACCGGGCAGCCAGGACTGGACGATTGCCCCGCAGCGACAGACCATTCGCTATGGCAAGGTCATGTCGACGCTGGCCAACTCATACAGCGACTACAAGGCTTCGCAATCCCTTAATATCGAAGCCCGGGGCATGGCGCAAATACGCCGCAAATACCCTCACTGCGCCAATGCCATCGTGCAGGCCCTGGAGACGGCGCGCTATTACTCTTGCAATGCCCTTCACAACCTCGCCCAAGCCAAACGACAAGTACCGCCGGGTTCTCGGCTGGATACTTTCCTGAAGGCATTCTTTGGTGTCGACAAGGTCGATGCCAGTCTGATCAGAAAAATAAACAGCGCAGTTTCCCCCATCTGCCAGGCATTGGCTGATCCATCCTGGGAGTTGCTGAACGCGAACCGCATCGTGATCGGCGACCTTAAAGAGGCCAACGATACAGCGACAGCATTTGTGCTTGAACCTGACACAGCCGGAAGAATTTATCTCACGCAGTTTTTCTTCGACGTGGGCCTGGATCAGTACAAGGACCTCGTCCCGGACTCCTTTAACGTCGATGCCCATGCCCAGGCAGCGACCCTGATCCACGAAATCACCCATCAGCTTTTCGATACGTACGATATCGTCTACCTGGAAGCGACCCTGCCTTTCCTGGACCTGATTTCGACCGCCACTCATGTTGGACAAGCGAAATATGACCATCAAAAACTGCAGCAAGCCAATGGGCTTTCGTTAACCACGTCACGCTCCAGGCTGTTTATGGGATGGGATAGCGAAGCCCAGGTACTCAAGGGCCTGGAGCATCTTCCCGGACTCAAGGCCACCGCCAGGGAAATCCTGAAAGTGACCGGCGCCAAGACCATGGACGAAGCACGTGATGCGTTTCTGGATCCCAACCTGCCGGACAAACGCATCGACGTCATGCTTCGAAACGCTGACTCCCTGACGCTGCTTATTTGTGAGTTGGGGCGCCAGATCGACCCGCCATCCTCTTCAAACACCTCGCCTTAA
- a CDS encoding Ldh family oxidoreductase yields MSALSDHAGSSTLSFDALVSLLEKIFLRHGTSPEVARTLAANCAGAERDGAHSHGVFRIPGYVSTLNSGWVNGMAVPAVEDVASGFVAVDAGNGFAQPALAAARPLLVAKARSAGIAVLAIRNSHHFAALWPDVEPFAYEGLVALSVVNSMTCVVPHGADRPLFGTNPIAFAAPRADGEPIVFDLATSAIAHGDVQIAARKGELLPPGMGVDSLGQPTCDPKAILEGGALLPFGGHKGSALSMMVELLAAALTGGNFSFEFDWNNHPGAKTPWTGQLLIVIDPSKVAGQSFAERSQELVRQMHGVGLRRLPGDRRHRERSKSNEQGIALDEQTLVQLRELAGL; encoded by the coding sequence ATGTCTGCGCTATCCGATCATGCTGGTTCGTCAACCCTGTCCTTTGATGCTTTGGTGAGCCTGCTGGAGAAGATTTTCCTGCGACATGGCACGTCGCCCGAAGTCGCCCGGACCCTGGCCGCAAACTGCGCTGGAGCCGAGCGCGACGGAGCCCACAGCCACGGAGTGTTTCGCATCCCGGGTTATGTCTCGACGCTGAACAGCGGCTGGGTCAACGGTATGGCCGTGCCGGCGGTTGAAGATGTCGCGTCAGGGTTTGTAGCGGTGGATGCCGGCAACGGGTTTGCCCAGCCAGCCCTGGCCGCCGCGCGTCCTTTGTTGGTGGCAAAGGCCCGCAGCGCCGGCATTGCGGTGTTGGCCATTCGCAACTCCCATCACTTCGCCGCCCTTTGGCCGGATGTCGAGCCGTTTGCCTACGAAGGCCTGGTGGCGTTGAGTGTGGTCAACAGCATGACCTGTGTGGTGCCCCATGGCGCGGACCGTCCCTTATTTGGCACCAATCCCATTGCCTTCGCCGCGCCACGGGCCGACGGCGAGCCGATTGTCTTCGATCTGGCCACCAGCGCGATTGCCCATGGCGACGTCCAGATCGCTGCACGCAAGGGCGAATTGTTACCACCGGGCATGGGCGTGGACAGCCTCGGCCAGCCGACCTGCGATCCAAAGGCGATTCTCGAAGGTGGGGCGCTGCTGCCGTTTGGCGGGCACAAGGGGTCGGCGCTGTCGATGATGGTCGAATTGTTGGCCGCGGCCCTGACCGGCGGCAATTTTTCCTTCGAGTTCGACTGGAACAATCATCCCGGGGCCAAGACGCCGTGGACCGGCCAGTTACTGATTGTGATCGACCCGAGCAAGGTCGCCGGCCAAAGCTTTGCCGAGCGTAGCCAGGAGCTGGTCAGGCAGATGCATGGCGTTGGACTTCGGCGGTTGCCGGGGGATCGTCGGCATCGCGAACGCAGCAAATCCAATGAGCAGGGGATTGCGTTGGATGAACAGACGTTGGTGCAATTGCGGGAGCTGGCGGGATTGTAG